In Temnothorax longispinosus isolate EJ_2023e chromosome 2, Tlon_JGU_v1, whole genome shotgun sequence, one DNA window encodes the following:
- the Slmb gene encoding beta-TrCP: MINMETDKIIDDANATLQYPMTILYDPSCKKEPSTGASTQYGQEKEICMKLFERWSEPEQVQFVEQLLARMCHYQHGHINAYLKPMLQRDFISLLPKKGLDHVAESILSYLDAKSLVSAELVCKEWHRVISEGMLWKKLIERKVRTDSVWRGLAERRGWIQYLFKPKPGEAHPNHNFYRSLYPKIVKDIESIENNWRMGRFNLQRINCRSENSKGVYCLQYDDQKIVSGLRDNTIKIWDRNTLQCIKVLTGHTGSVLCLQYDDKAIISGSSDSTVRVWDATTGEMVNTLIHHCEAVLHLRFNNGMMVTCSKDRSIAVWDMTSQTEIALRRVLVGHRAAVNVVDFDEKYIVSASGDRTIKVWNTSNCEFVRTLNGHKRGIACLQYRDRLVVSGSSDNTIRLWDIECGACLRVLEGHEELVRCIRFDSKHIVSGAYDGKIKVWDLVAALDPRAVASTLCLRTLVEHTGRVFRLQFDEFQIVSSSHDDTILIWDFLNYNPSSGSVCSGRLPMDGAPNQADTRSPSPFE; this comes from the exons TACCCGATGACGATACTTTACGATCCCAGCTGTAAGAAAGAACCATCTACGGGAGCGTCAACGCAATATGGacaggaaaaagaaatttgtatgAAACTGTTCGAGAGATGGAGCGAACCGGAGCAAGTGCAGTTTGTCGAACAGCTGTTAGCACGAATGTGTCATTATCAGCACGGACACATCAACGCGTATCTCAAACCGATGCTACagagagattttatttcacttttgcCGA AAAAAGGATTGGACCACGTGGCAGAAAGTATTCTTTCGTACCTTGACGCAAAGTCGCTTGTTTCTGCAGAGCTAGTGTGCAAGGAATGGCATAGGGTTATCAGTGAAGGGATGCTttggaaaaaattgattgaacGTAAGGTCCGAACGGATTCAGTTTGGAGAGGTCTGGCTGAAAGAAGAGGATG GATACAATATCTCTTCAAACCGAAACCGGGCGAGGCCCATCCGAATCACAATTTCTACAGATCTCTTTATCCAAAAATTGTCAAAGACATCGAAAGTATAGAGAACAACTGGAGAATGGGCCGATTCAATCTTCAAAGAATCAACTGTCGCAGCGAGAACTCGAAAGGAGTTTATTGTCTGCAATATGATGACCAAAAGATAGTTTCCGGGCTTCGAGACAACACGATTAAGATCTGGGACAGAAATACTCTGCAGTGTATCAAGGTGTTGACGGGGCACACGGGTTCTGTTCTTTGTTTGCAATATGATGATAAGGCTATAATATCCGGTTCCTCGGATAGCACTGTGAGAGTTTGGGACGCTACCACGGGTGAAATGGTCAACACGTTAATTCATCATTGTGAGGCAGTACTGCATCTCAGATTTAACAACGGCATGATGGTCACTTGCTCAAAG GATCGTTCAATAGCAGTCTGGGATATGACATCGCAGACAGAGATTGCGTTGAGAAGAGTATTAGTGGGGCACAGAGCAGCAGTGAACGTAGTTGACTTTGATGAGAAATACATTGTTTCCGCTAGTGGTGATAGGACTATCAAAGTATGGAACACCTCCAATTGCGAATTTGTGCGAACATTGAACGGACATAAACGCGGCATAGCGTGTTTGCAGTATAGGGATCGCTTAGTAGTTAGTGGTAGTAGTGATAATACCATACGTCTATGGGACATCGAGTGCGGAGCTTGCTTACGTGTTCTGGAAGGGCATGAAGAATTAGTGAGATGTATTCGTTTCGATAGTAAACACATCGTCAGCGGTGCTTATGACGG AAAAATCAAAGTTTGGGACCTCGTAGCTGCTCTCGATCCTCGTGCCGTTGCCAGTACATTATGTTTGCGAACTTTAGTG GAGCATACCGGACGTGTGTTTCGTCTTCAGTTTGATGAGTTCCAAATAGTTTCATCATCTCACGATGATACAATACTCATTTGGGATTTTCTTAATTACAATCCGTCAAGCGGAAGTGTATGCAGTGGACGCCTGCCGATGGATGGAGCGCCGAACCAAGCCGATACTAGATCTCCTTCCC CATTCGAGTGA